A genome region from Prionailurus bengalensis isolate Pbe53 chromosome B4, Fcat_Pben_1.1_paternal_pri, whole genome shotgun sequence includes the following:
- the TEAD4 gene encoding transcriptional enhancer factor TEF-3 isoform X4 → MYGRNELIARYIKLRTGKTRTRKQVSSHIQVLARRKAREIQAKLKDQAAKDKALQSMAPMSPAQAISATAFHSKMALARGPGHPAVSGFWQGALPGQAGTSHDVKPFSQQTYAVQPSLPLPGFESPAGPAPSPSAPPAPPWQGRSVASSKLWMLEFSAFLEQQQDPDTYNKHLFVHIGQSSPSYSDPYLEAVDIRQIYDKFPEKKGGLKELFERGPSNAFFLVKFWADLNTNIEDEGSSFYGVSSQYESPENMIITCSTKVCSFGKQVVEKVETEYARYENGHYSYRIHRSPLCEYMINFIHKLKHLPEKYMMNSVLENFTILQVVTNRDTQETLLCVAYVFEVSASEHGAQHHIYRLVKE, encoded by the exons GTCTCCAGCCACATCCAGGTGCTGGCCCGTCGCAAAGCCCGCGAGATCCAGGCCAAGCTAAAG GACCAGGCAGCTAAGGACAAGGCCCTGCAGAGCATGGCTCCCATGTCGCCCGCCCAGGCCATCTCCGCCACAGCCTTCCACAGTAAAATGGCCCTCGCCCGGGGCCCAGGCCACCCAGCAGTCTCAGGG TTTTGGCAAGGAGCTTTGCCGGGCCAAGCTGGAACATCCCATGA TGTGAAACCTTTCTCTCAACAAACCTACGCTGTCCAGCCTTCACTGCCTCTGCCAG GGTTTGAGTCTCCTGCAGGACCCGCCCCATCGCCCTCAGCGCCCCCGGCACCCCCATGGCAGGGCCGCAGTGTGGCCAGCTCCAAGCTCTGGATGTTGGAGTTCTCTGCCTTCCTGGAGCAGCAGCAGGACCCTGATACG TATAACAAGCACCTGTTTGTACACATTGGCCAGTCAAGCCCAAGCTACAGTGACCCCTACCTCGAAGCCGTGGACATCCGCCAGATCTATGACAAATTCCCAGAGAAAAAGGGGGGACTCAAGGAGCTCTTTGAACGGGGACCTTCCAATGCCTTTTTTCTTGTGAAATTCTGG GCAGACCTCAACACCAACATCGAGGATGAAGGCAGCTCCTTCTATGGAGTCTCCAGCCAATATGAGAGTCCAGAGAACATGATAATCACTTGCTCCACCAAGGTCTGCTCCTTTGGCAAGCAGGTGGTAGAGAAAGTGGAG ACCGAGTATGCCCGCTATGAGAATGGCCACTACTCATACCGCATTCATCGGTCCCCACTCTGCGAGTACATGATCAATTTCATCCATAAGCTGAAGCACCTGCCCGAGAAATACATGATGAACAGCGTGCTGGAGAACTTCACCATTctgcag GTGGTCACCAACAGAGACACGCAGGAGACCTTGCTGTGCGTTGCTTATGTCTTTGAGGTGTCAGCCAGCGAGCACGGGGCTCAGCACCATATCTACCGGCTGGTGAAAGAATAA
- the TEAD4 gene encoding transcriptional enhancer factor TEF-3 isoform X2, with product MYGRNELIARYIKLRTGKTRTRKQVSSHIQVLARRKAREIQAKLKDQAAKDKALQSMAPMSPAQAISATAFHSKMALARGPGHPAVSGFWQGALPGQAGTSHDVKPFSQQTYAVQPSLPLPEAEMWTRPHVPFLLHAGFESPAGPAPSPSAPPAPPWQGRSVASSKLWMLEFSAFLEQQQDPDTYNKHLFVHIGQSSPSYSDPYLEAVDIRQIYDKFPEKKGGLKELFERGPSNAFFLVKFWADLNTNIEDEGSSFYGVSSQYESPENMIITCSTKVCSFGKQVVEKVETEYARYENGHYSYRIHRSPLCEYMINFIHKLKHLPEKYMMNSVLENFTILQVVTNRDTQETLLCVAYVFEVSASEHGAQHHIYRLVKE from the exons GTCTCCAGCCACATCCAGGTGCTGGCCCGTCGCAAAGCCCGCGAGATCCAGGCCAAGCTAAAG GACCAGGCAGCTAAGGACAAGGCCCTGCAGAGCATGGCTCCCATGTCGCCCGCCCAGGCCATCTCCGCCACAGCCTTCCACAGTAAAATGGCCCTCGCCCGGGGCCCAGGCCACCCAGCAGTCTCAGGG TTTTGGCAAGGAGCTTTGCCGGGCCAAGCTGGAACATCCCATGA TGTGAAACCTTTCTCTCAACAAACCTACGCTGTCCAGCCTTCACTGCCTCTGCCAG AGGCTGAGATGTGGACCCGTCCCCATGTGCCTTTCCTGCTGCATGCAGGGTTTGAGTCTCCTGCAGGACCCGCCCCATCGCCCTCAGCGCCCCCGGCACCCCCATGGCAGGGCCGCAGTGTGGCCAGCTCCAAGCTCTGGATGTTGGAGTTCTCTGCCTTCCTGGAGCAGCAGCAGGACCCTGATACG TATAACAAGCACCTGTTTGTACACATTGGCCAGTCAAGCCCAAGCTACAGTGACCCCTACCTCGAAGCCGTGGACATCCGCCAGATCTATGACAAATTCCCAGAGAAAAAGGGGGGACTCAAGGAGCTCTTTGAACGGGGACCTTCCAATGCCTTTTTTCTTGTGAAATTCTGG GCAGACCTCAACACCAACATCGAGGATGAAGGCAGCTCCTTCTATGGAGTCTCCAGCCAATATGAGAGTCCAGAGAACATGATAATCACTTGCTCCACCAAGGTCTGCTCCTTTGGCAAGCAGGTGGTAGAGAAAGTGGAG ACCGAGTATGCCCGCTATGAGAATGGCCACTACTCATACCGCATTCATCGGTCCCCACTCTGCGAGTACATGATCAATTTCATCCATAAGCTGAAGCACCTGCCCGAGAAATACATGATGAACAGCGTGCTGGAGAACTTCACCATTctgcag GTGGTCACCAACAGAGACACGCAGGAGACCTTGCTGTGCGTTGCTTATGTCTTTGAGGTGTCAGCCAGCGAGCACGGGGCTCAGCACCATATCTACCGGCTGGTGAAAGAATAA